A region of the Candidatus Rhabdochlamydia sp. T3358 genome:
AGCTGCCATCGGCTCTTCAATTAAAATGACTTCTTGAGCTCCAGCACGCAGGGCTGAATCTTCAACAGCGCGTTTTTCTACCCCTGTAATGCCAGAAGGAACAGCAATCAAAATTTTAGGACGAAAAAAACTCCGTGCAGGGGTTACTTGCTTGATTAAAGCTTTTAACATTCCTTCTGCGATTTCAAAATCAGCAATAACGCCATCTTTCATGGGACGTACTGCATGTATTCTACGCGGTGTTTTTCCTAACATAGCTTTAGCTTCATGCCCAACAGCTAACACTTCATTATTTGTAGAATCAACAGCTACAACAGAGGGTACAGCTAACACAATCCCTTTTCCACGTACATATACAAGGGTATTTGCTGTTCCTAAATCAATTCCAATACCACTAGAAAAAAGACCAGAGCCATTGGTAAATCTATTAATAAATCTACCAGAAGCTTTTTTGAAAATCGTTTTAAACGAACCAGAATTTGCCATATCTTTGTTTTTTTTATGTCTTTAAAAGCTCTAATACATCTTCCCAGGTGAGCTTTGCTATCACCTCATCATCGCAACTTACCACTTTCTTGACCAATCCTTTTTTTCTTCTCTGCATTTCTGCAATTTTTTCTTCAATGGTATCAAGCGCAATGAGCTTATAGGCTGAAACTGATTGCTTTTGTCCCATTCTATGTACTCTATCTGTTGCTTGATTCTCCAAAGCTGGGTTCCACCACATATCGTAATGAATGACAGTATCAGCACCTACGAGATTTAGACCTGTTCCACCTGCTTTTAAAGAGACTAAAAATACAGAAATAGAAAGATCTTCATTAAACTTCTTAACAACCTCTAGGCGATTTTTACTAGATCCATCCAAATACACAAAACGAATCCCCTTTGCTTCAAAATCCTCTCTCATAATTTGTAACATACGTGTGTACTGAGAAAAGATTACGGTTTTGTGTTTACCTTCTATCAATGTTTGTAAAAGGTCAAGTAGCATGTCATATTTAGCAGAATCACCCGGTTCTGCTTTTTCTTTTGCAAAAATCGCAGGGTGACAACAGATCTGCTTTAATCTAGTAAGGGTTGCAAGAACATGGATTTGTACTCGATCAAAGCCATCTCTTTCTACTAACTTCACTAATTCATCACGAGCAGATTGTGCATAAGACCGATAGAGCTGCTGTTGCAACTCTGAGAGTTGGCAGTGGTAAATAATCTCTGAGACAGGTGGTAGATCATCTAGCACATCGCATTTCATCCTTCTTAGAATAAAAGGCGCTACTTTCTTGCGTAGATACTCTAAATTCTTGGTTTGCTCTTTGCCTGAAACACGAATGTACTTTTCTACAAATCTGTCATAGGTTCCCAAAAACCCAGGCATCAAGAAATCAAATAAACTCCAAAGCTCTTCCAAAGAGTTTTCAATGGGCGTTCCTGATAGAATTAACCTGTGGTCTGCTGACACCATCTTAACCGATTTGGCATTTCGAGTACCTCGGTTCTTAATATGCTGTGCTTCATCTAAGATCAGATAAGAAAAATTAGCTACTTTATAATGCTCAATATCTTTTTGCAATAATGTATAAGAAGTAATGATAATATCACACTGATCTAACTGCCCAATCAATTTTTTCCGATTATTGGGAGCTCCATCGACTACAACAGCCTTCATTTTAGGATTAAACTTAGAGACTTCCTCTTTCCAATTATATAATAGAGAAGTTGGACAAATAATCAGAGAGGCTCGAGGACTTTTTGTTAAATGCTGTGTTAAAGCAACAATGGCTTGCAGAGTTTTACCAAGACCCATGTCATCAGCAAGAATTCCGTTTAAAAACATGGTCCTAAGCCTTTCTAACCAATGTACTCCTTCTAATTGATAAGCGCGCAATGTAGCTTTTACACAAGTTGGTACATCAGAAAAGATCAGTTGTTTCTCACCAATCATCTGCTTGCGAATTTCTACTAGTTGCTCTGTCATAGAAAATTCTACAGGCAAACCTTCAAATTGAGATCCATCGATATTAGCTAAGCTCCAAAGAGGTCTTTCTAGTGTATGGTTTTCAAGAACCTCTATGCCCATCTCGTCAAATAGCTGCACAACTGCATAGAGTCGATCCAGATCTAAAACTAAGATTTTAGGAATTTTATGTCCCTCACTCCCTTTTTTTACACGACATTTAGGCGAATCGAGTTCGATAAAAGATTTTCTAGATCCTACACATTCCCAAAGCTGATCGAGTTTAATTCCATTAAGAGCACCATTGACCCTTAATGCAATCATATAAGTACCAATTCGATCTGTATGAGATAAATCAATGATAAATTGTGTTTGATCATAGATAAATTGATCGAGTAAATTCTGTGGACAATTAAATTGCACTCTCTGTTGATACCGAGGAATAATATCCGTCATAAACTCAACAATCTTTTTCTCAGATTTTGAGATATACATCCCAGTATCGGGCTTAAAGAGAAAGTCCTGAAAGAGATCTTCAATGATTTCTCTTTCTTCTACTAAATTACGAGCCAAAATCCCCTGCTCTGAAACAAAGCAATTCACTCCTTTAAAGGTAAGTTGTGAGACAGCAACAGGAACTTTATGTCCATCGTAATTGAAATGTAAACTAGCCTCTAACTCTCCATCTAAATAAGAAATATCACAAGTAGCTTCTAAGTTACCTACAAATGGCAGAGTAACAAAATCTTGCAGTGCCTCTTGATTAGCAATTTCCGCATAACGAGCCATTTGCGGCAGAGCATTTTCTACAAAAGTTCCAAATAAAGGAGTCGGAATTGTCATATCCCGAATTTGCTTTAAATTACGTAAATGCAACCTTGTAATAGACTCAGGGAATCGGTAATAGACATTCTTATAGATCATTCCCGGTTTTGCACATTCAAAAAACCGAGACTCTTCCAATCCAATTGCATGGTCTGCAACAAGGATGCGAGGATCGATTAAAATCTTAGAGGTAGGCGGAAGAATATACTGCAAGCAAAAACGCAACTGTGCTTGTGCTGGAGAAAACCGTAAAGGCATTTCCATGGTAGCTTCATAGATTCCTGGTAGAAGAGGAGACTCATCTTCTTGCGACAATAAACCAGATTTAGCCATTTTTTGCATGGCTATTTCATACGTTTTTGCCAAAATCATGCCAAAGGTTTCTAAGTCTAAATAGGCAACTCTTTGCGCTCTTTCTGTGTGATTGTTTTCATAAAAGCGCGCTTGATCTCGTATAATTTGTATAATCTCTTGTTGTATTGGATCAAATGATTGCAAAGAAAAACAATAGTTCTTTCCGGCGATACAAATGATCTCTTCATAACGCAATCTTTCTAAAAAGAGCCTTGCATTTGGTACATATAAGGGTTTAGAGCGATAGGGAAGTCTCAGAGCAATTTGCATCTCTATAATCTTATTGTCTTCTTCTAAAACAGGATTAAAGATGAGAGCGAAATCTGCTTTATCTAACTCCTGTTTTTGATAAGATCTAAAAAAAGGAGAAACAGCAAGATGGGAGGAAGCTACCGCATATTCTTGCAGAACCTGTTTTTGATGTTGTTCTTCTTGTTGCTGAAAAATCTTGCTTTCTGCTTGCTTAATTTTTTCTAATAGTTGTTCTTGTTCTACCCTATCGATTCCAATTGTTGCTCCTAATTGCTTTAGATTGTTTTCTTTTGAAAAAGCAACCAAAATAGAATCAAGATTCTCTTCTAAATAAAAAATAAGTGCAGCTAAATGTTGACAATCATAATTGTAGGGACAATCACAATTAGAGTCCCTAGTTTCACATTCTAATCGATCAATTTCAATCTCGCTTTCATAACAATTATCATATTGTCCCATCACTTTGGCGGAAATCCGCATTGTCTTTGCGTCTAAATGTAAGAGCTTAGCTGATACGACTTTTTGCTTTTCGTAAAGCTCACGCCCTTCTTTTACAATTGCAGAAGAAAAATCCTGCTTTAATTTTCGAAAATTCAACATAAGTAGTGCAATTGATTAATGATTCTTAAAAATCTAACCGAATCTAGTTTATTATTTTTATAGAAAACTTTTTTATATATGTAAATCTATTCGGGTTTTCCATGCTTTTACCTTTTTCTTTTAACCTATGCAAGAAAAATTGCGGTTAATCTTTAAGATTTGCCAAAATGCACAAATCTTATCTCTTGTGTATTATCCAAGGAAACAAAGAATAAAAAGAGGGATCGCCTAAGCCCTTAATTCTTCACATTTTTTTAAACAAGTCTTCAAGGGTAACCTGATTTGTTACAGTCTCCTCAGAATATATCGTCTCTTTAAGTCCAAAGATAGTAACCGTGGAAAGAAATAGCTGTTTTTTAAGCTTTGTATGCTTTTGGAAGACTTGCATTTTTAAGAGATTTTAAGCGTATGTTTTATCGATTGCAAAAAGGCTTTTGCTTCTATTCCGCTGCTTTTAAATTTTTATATCCAGCAGGAAAAATACATTTTTCCTGTTTTAACTGCTAATTATATCTTTATTATTAACCGGCGGATAAAGAGTGTTAAATTTCTTCTGAATACATAAGTTACTTATAATCAATAATATACACTTTTTTAATACACAAGTAGCTAATAAACAGATGCTTAAACAAGTTAATAACAAAAAACCATTAATTAAAGTATTTTGTTTGAGTTAATTAATAATAAATAAATATTAATCCTGTAAAATAGATGTAAATAGGAGAATAAAAACATGACTATCCATAACAATCCAACACCTCATGCTGCTACTGTTAGTATACCCCTTGGCTCTGGAAGCCCTCAAATCCCTTCTAGAATCAATAATAAGGTAGAAGAAGTAGCTTTTGATGTTTTACTTTCACAAGAACGGAACACAGAACAATTACGCTTTGAGCTAAAAGAATCTGGAAAAACCGGCTCTCAGTATTATACAATAGCTACATGGAAGGGTAAAAGATACCGCATCACCGTACATGACAATAAGAGAAAGCTCGCCTATTCAGAGGGAGATTGGCAAAAAGTAGAGGCCAAAACTATCACAGTATTAGATAAAGTCCAAAACGACAAACATTTTTTTAAAGGATCTCTACAGTTGCACGCCAAGACTGCAAAGAAGTGGACAGTGACTCATGAAAATAACACACCTCATGTAGATCGGTCTGTAAACAAAAAAGTTATCAGAGAGTTCAAAAATCTACTTGAAAAACAAATCAACCCTACAAATATCTTACCTGCTACGAAATCTCCTAAAGGACTACAAAGAAAAGCTTCATATCCTTTAAATACCCTTTATAGACCGGTAAAAAAGGAAGGAGCTTTTCTTGAATCTCTTAAGAAAACTCTTAAAAAATTTAAAGAATATTTTCGTCCTTTAAAATCGAATACAAATGATCAAAATATAGATACTAAAGAAGTAAAAAGAAGTCCTCTTGAACAAGTTAAAGACTATTTCTTCCCTTTGAATAACCGTATTTTCGTTCCTCCCAATGAGGACTTTAACGATCTTTCTAGTGTCACATCTAGCACAAGCTCTTCCTTTGAATACATAGAAAATCCGACAGAGGCAGAAGGTGATGATAATACAAGCTTAGGTGGTATTTCTATTGAATCTAGTAATGTATCCAACGATAGTGGTTCTTCTTATCAAATCAAAAGATAGGGATTCTTTTAAAGCCCACTTTACTTATTTCCTAAGGCTAAAAAGTGGGCTTCTTTTTTTTAAATTCTATTATTTTAATCGCAACACTTGCTGCAAAAAAATTCTCTCGATATACTCTTGTCCTCTGTACAAAGCGGGTGTAGCTCAGCGGTAGAGCATCACGTTGCCAACGTGAGGGTCGTGAGTTCGAACCTCATCACCCGCTTATTTTTTTTAATACCTGCGGGTGTAGCTCAGCGGTAGAGCATCACGTTGCCAACGTGAGGGTCGTGAGTTCGAACCTCATCACCCGCTATATAGTTTAAATTTAAGGAGCGATTTAAATGGACCAAGCAACAGCAGAGCCTAGGCAATTGATCAATGAGCATGTGCGTTTTACCATTCACAATAAGCCCTCTTGTATTGTTGAATTTGATGTTGAAGCTCTAAAGCCATTGATGCAAGCGGCCCATAAGAAAGCGGTTAAGAAAGTAGGGAAAAACGTTACTCTTTCTGGCTTTCGCAAAGGAAAAGCTCCTGAGAACCTTATCGAAAAAAACTTCTCCAATGAAATTAAAAAACAATGGGACCAAGAAATTGCCAACGCTTCTTTTCAAGAGTGCCAAAAGCTAGCTAATATTCCTATGCTACATAAAGAAGCTAAAGTATCTTTTAGCATGAAGAGCCATTCCACACATGGAGCTCTTTTACTGCTTTCTTTTGAAAGTGAACCTACTCTTCCTTTTATAGACCCTAAAGAAGTCCAGCTAAAAAGTGTTAAAAGACCTGAAGTAAGCCCTGAAAAGATTGTTGAAACTATTCGCCAAACTCAATTTTTCTTTGCAAAATGGGAAAAAATAACCGATCGTCCTATTCAGGAAAATGACTTTGTAACTTTGGATGTAGATCTGATTGAAGAAGGAACTCCCTTATTTTCAAATACGCGTTTCGAAGTAAATGCAAAGGGCATGGCTGAATGGATGTTACCCCTTGTCCTTGGCAAAAATATCTCTGATACAGCTGAAGGAGTGAGTGTTCCCGATCAAAACGCATCTCAAGAGGAAAAAGAAGAATTAAAACCAAAAAAAGCACGTATTACTATTAAATCCATTGATTTAGCAACATTGCCTCCTCTTGATGAAAAGTTTGCTAAGCTGCTTGGGGTCTCCTCTGTTGAAGAATTACATCAACGAGTAGAAGAGTTGCTAAATAAGCAAGCTGATGCACATGTTCAAGAATCCTTACGCGAACAAGTAACAGAAATTCTGTTAAAGCAGTTTCCTTTTGATTTACCTACGACTCTTGTCCAAAAAGAAGTAGAATTTAGAATTCAGCAACTAGCTCAAAATGCTGATTTTAAAAACTATTGGGATAATCTAAAAGCAGAAGAACGCAAAAAAATGTTTGAAACAATCCAACAACAATCGGAAAAAGCTGTTCGAATGTTCTATTTATGCCGTAAAATTGTAGGTGAAGCAAATATTCGCATTGCTGCAGAAGATGTTCCCTCTGCTGCCTCTACTCCACTTGAGATTTTACTTAGCCCCCAAAATCCCAATCACTCTAATCATCCTGAAATTGAACATGCAGAAGCATATTCTCGCTTGATCTTAGAAAAGGCAGAAGACTGGATTATTAAATATGCAAAGTTCTAAGTTAAGCTAGTTCAACTTGCAGATTATCTTTTCATTGAGCAATACTAGAGAATTCACATTAACCGCTTTTGAGGTCTATCGTATGAATGTTCCATATGTGATTGAAGATACAGGCCGTGGCGAGCGCGCCATGGATATTTTTTCCCGTCTATTGAAAGACAGGATTGTTTTTATTGGCACAGAGATTACAGATCAAGTAGCTGATGTAATCATTGCCCAAATGCTTTTTTTGCGTGCTGAAGACCCAAAAAAAGCTATAAGCATCTATATAAATTCTCCTGGGGGTTATATCTCTGCTGGATTAGCAATTTATGACACCATGATGTTTATGGATTATGAAATTAATACTTACTGCATAGGGCAATCTTGTTCTATGGCTGCTCTTCTTTTAGCTGCTGGTACTAAAGGTAAGCGATTTGCATTACCTCATAGTCGAATTATGATTCACCAGCCAATGGGTGGGATTGGCGGTTCCTCTGCTGATATTGCTATTCAGGCCAAAGAAATTATTGAGCTTAAAAGAATTTGCTCTAAGATTTTAGCTCAACTCACAGGTCAAGACCTTGTGAAAATCGTTGATGACTCTGAGCGAGATTTTTTCATGAATCCAGAAGAAGCAAAAGAATATGGTCTCATTGACAAAATAGCTACACAACCACAAAAAACGCCAGCGATAAAACAAGAATAAAAACAAAAGATTTTTAAGAGTTATGACAAAAAAAGAAAAAAACGGCGCCCACTGCTCTTTTTGCGGCCGCCCAGAAGAAGCTGTGGAAAAACTGATATCTGGTCCTGAATCTTACATTTGCGATAAATGTGTGCGCCTGTGTATTGAAATTGTCGATAAAAAGCCCATTCATCATGAGCTAAAGATACTAAAACCAAAAGAGATTAAAGCTTCTTTGGATGCTTATGTTATTGGCCAAGAACGAGCTAAAAAGACCATTTCGGTTGCTGTTTATAATCATTATAAGAGAATTCGCTCTCTTCAAAAAGAGAGGGAAATCGAATATAGTAAATCTAATGTTTTATTATTAGGACCTACGGGGTCTGGAAAGACTCTCATTGCACGTACTTTAGCTAATATTTTAGATGTGCCTTTTGCTATTGCAGATGCCACTACTTTAACTGAAGCTGGTTATGTAGGTGAAGATGTAGAGAACATCATTTTACGTCTTGTACAAGCAGCAGACTATGATATTGCACGTGCTGAACAGGGTATCATTTATGTAGATGAAATTGATAAAGTTCGCAAAACAACTGGTAATGTCTCTATTACACGCGACGTATCTGGAGAAGGAGTGCAACAAGCTCTTTTAAAAATTGTAGAGGGAACCATTGCCAATGTTCCTCCTAAAGGAGGAAGAAAACATCCCAATCAAGAGTATATTCGTGTAAACACACAAAATATTCTGTTCATTGTAGGAGGTGCTTTTGTGCACCTTGAAAAAATTATTGCCAAAAGACTTGGCAAGAGTACAATTGGCTTTGATGTAGGTGAAGCGCGTGTATTTGACACCAATGAAATCAATTATCTGCTTTCTAAAGTAGAACCTGAAGACTTAATTCAATTTGGTATGATCCCAGAATTTGTAGGTCGTTTTAATAGTATTGCTAATTGCAATGAATTAACTATCCAGGATCTTGTTGACATTTTGATTAAACCAAAAAATGCTATCATCAAACAATATCAACATCTATTTGCAGAAGAAAATGTCTCTTTAAAGTTTACAGATGATGGACTAAGAGCTATGGCTGAAAAAGCAAAGAAAACAGGAACAGGAGCTCGTGCTCTAAGAATGATTGTAGAAAGTCTTCTCTTAGAATTAATGTTTGATATCCCATCAGATCCAACCATTAAAGAAATCATCGTTGATGAAGAATGTATTACCTTACAGAAAAAACCTAAAGTCATTCGCTTACAAACCAGCTAAAATAAGGCAGGCTAACCTGCCTTTATTTTTTACCTTGTCTGATGTTGTACCATTACCGAGAGCTCTTCCTTACCTGCTCGAGCACTTTCTTGCCCAGAGGCGCTAAAAGAGCTAATAAATTGCATTTGTGCTTGTAGTTCGACTACTTTTTGTTGTGACATTCCCTGTCCTAGTTGCTGTGCAGCATTGATATCTTGAACCCATATACTTATATAATCGACCACGCCTTTATCATCCGTATCGTGATTTTTCTCATAGAATTGCTTGGCCAACCAAACAACATCTCCCTGTAGAGTTCCTCTTTGATCTTTCTGAAAGGAGGTATCCCCCTGCCATTTTTTAATGTCTTCCGAAAATTTAGAATCTCCTACCTTAGTGTCAAAATCATCTATAACGCCCTCTATAGCCGTTACAATTGGTTTAAAATCAGGTTGAGTAACAGATGCTTCTTTAAGCTTTTTACAATCTTCTAGAAGCTTATTATAGGACTTTTGTATTTCTGTGAGATGCTTCCCATCAAATTTATCCCAATCCTCTTGGGTCACTTCTTTTTTAGCTCCTAATTGATTTTGTATCTTACTAAGTGATGTATTCAAAGAAAGCAAATCGCTCATAACAGAGCTGAGCTTATCTGTTTCATGAGTAATGAGCAAAATTTTCACAGAAACATTGTCCATAGCTTTAACATAAATGACTAAAACAATGATGGTTAGAGAAATCCCATCTGCTTTCATGCGATCCACAAGACTTGCCCACTCAGATTTGCTAATGTTTGTATCTTCAGATACTTGTCTATTGCTAAAATTGGCAATAGTAGAAGGGATTCCATTGATAATATGCGTCATGAAATATTCTTCTTTTTGGTTTATAAATAGAAAAAAAGCTCTTGAGTTTCAAGAGCTTTTGTATAAGAGGCTTTTTTTAAGCCCTACTGAATGATTTAGCCATTGCGCTAATAGTGTTTACTACTTCTGATACATCATTTACCAAGGCTCGATACATACTGAGCTTTTGATTAGCTTGGTTAGCGACCACTTTATCTCCAGAGTTAAGAAAGTCTAAGCAGCTAAGAATCTTAGGATCATTTCTTAGTGCTTGTTTTTCTTGTCCTATACGTTCTTGATAAAATGCTTGATAGTTTTCATGGTGCTTTAAATCTAACCATAAAACGCCTTTACCTATCTCTAATGCACCTAAAGCAATATCTAGTCCTAATATCTCAAAATAAGCTCCAATGCGTCCAAAGAAAGAACCATGCTTCAATGTATCTTCCGCATTAGCTAGCTTCTTTACTAAAGCTGCAATCTGTCGATCTAAATCAGCCATAGCCTTATTATCTCTTTGAACATCGCTTTTTTCTGCTTTCAAGTTATCTTCATCTTTTTTTAGCTTGTTCACCAGATCTTGGTCTGGTTTGTAGCTATTGGCCGAATCCAACTCTCCTTTTACATAATCATTTACATCTGCACCTAAATCTTGGGTAGCTAAATGGCTTAAAAAATTCTTTATCGCATTTAATCCACTCAAACGATCTGTTGCTGAATTTTCAATATCTTGCAAAGCTTCAATAATCGCCTTTTTCACCATCTCTTGTTCTATATCTGTATGTGATGCTTTCTCAGCATTACTACTTACCTTACTTTCCATCTCAGCTACTA
Encoded here:
- a CDS encoding DEAD/DEAH box helicase produces the protein MLNFRKLKQDFSSAIVKEGRELYEKQKVVSAKLLHLDAKTMRISAKVMGQYDNCYESEIEIDRLECETRDSNCDCPYNYDCQHLAALIFYLEENLDSILVAFSKENNLKQLGATIGIDRVEQEQLLEKIKQAESKIFQQQEEQHQKQVLQEYAVASSHLAVSPFFRSYQKQELDKADFALIFNPVLEEDNKIIEMQIALRLPYRSKPLYVPNARLFLERLRYEEIICIAGKNYCFSLQSFDPIQQEIIQIIRDQARFYENNHTERAQRVAYLDLETFGMILAKTYEIAMQKMAKSGLLSQEDESPLLPGIYEATMEMPLRFSPAQAQLRFCLQYILPPTSKILIDPRILVADHAIGLEESRFFECAKPGMIYKNVYYRFPESITRLHLRNLKQIRDMTIPTPLFGTFVENALPQMARYAEIANQEALQDFVTLPFVGNLEATCDISYLDGELEASLHFNYDGHKVPVAVSQLTFKGVNCFVSEQGILARNLVEEREIIEDLFQDFLFKPDTGMYISKSEKKIVEFMTDIIPRYQQRVQFNCPQNLLDQFIYDQTQFIIDLSHTDRIGTYMIALRVNGALNGIKLDQLWECVGSRKSFIELDSPKCRVKKGSEGHKIPKILVLDLDRLYAVVQLFDEMGIEVLENHTLERPLWSLANIDGSQFEGLPVEFSMTEQLVEIRKQMIGEKQLIFSDVPTCVKATLRAYQLEGVHWLERLRTMFLNGILADDMGLGKTLQAIVALTQHLTKSPRASLIICPTSLLYNWKEEVSKFNPKMKAVVVDGAPNNRKKLIGQLDQCDIIITSYTLLQKDIEHYKVANFSYLILDEAQHIKNRGTRNAKSVKMVSADHRLILSGTPIENSLEELWSLFDFLMPGFLGTYDRFVEKYIRVSGKEQTKNLEYLRKKVAPFILRRMKCDVLDDLPPVSEIIYHCQLSELQQQLYRSYAQSARDELVKLVERDGFDRVQIHVLATLTRLKQICCHPAIFAKEKAEPGDSAKYDMLLDLLQTLIEGKHKTVIFSQYTRMLQIMREDFEAKGIRFVYLDGSSKNRLEVVKKFNEDLSISVFLVSLKAGGTGLNLVGADTVIHYDMWWNPALENQATDRVHRMGQKQSVSAYKLIALDTIEEKIAEMQRRKKGLVKKVVSCDDEVIAKLTWEDVLELLKT
- a CDS encoding trigger factor, producing the protein MDQATAEPRQLINEHVRFTIHNKPSCIVEFDVEALKPLMQAAHKKAVKKVGKNVTLSGFRKGKAPENLIEKNFSNEIKKQWDQEIANASFQECQKLANIPMLHKEAKVSFSMKSHSTHGALLLLSFESEPTLPFIDPKEVQLKSVKRPEVSPEKIVETIRQTQFFFAKWEKITDRPIQENDFVTLDVDLIEEGTPLFSNTRFEVNAKGMAEWMLPLVLGKNISDTAEGVSVPDQNASQEEKEELKPKKARITIKSIDLATLPPLDEKFAKLLGVSSVEELHQRVEELLNKQADAHVQESLREQVTEILLKQFPFDLPTTLVQKEVEFRIQQLAQNADFKNYWDNLKAEERKKMFETIQQQSEKAVRMFYLCRKIVGEANIRIAAEDVPSAASTPLEILLSPQNPNHSNHPEIEHAEAYSRLILEKAEDWIIKYAKF
- a CDS encoding ATP-dependent Clp protease proteolytic subunit, translating into MNVPYVIEDTGRGERAMDIFSRLLKDRIVFIGTEITDQVADVIIAQMLFLRAEDPKKAISIYINSPGGYISAGLAIYDTMMFMDYEINTYCIGQSCSMAALLLAAGTKGKRFALPHSRIMIHQPMGGIGGSSADIAIQAKEIIELKRICSKILAQLTGQDLVKIVDDSERDFFMNPEEAKEYGLIDKIATQPQKTPAIKQE
- the clpX gene encoding ATP-dependent Clp protease ATP-binding subunit ClpX, with translation MTKKEKNGAHCSFCGRPEEAVEKLISGPESYICDKCVRLCIEIVDKKPIHHELKILKPKEIKASLDAYVIGQERAKKTISVAVYNHYKRIRSLQKEREIEYSKSNVLLLGPTGSGKTLIARTLANILDVPFAIADATTLTEAGYVGEDVENIILRLVQAADYDIARAEQGIIYVDEIDKVRKTTGNVSITRDVSGEGVQQALLKIVEGTIANVPPKGGRKHPNQEYIRVNTQNILFIVGGAFVHLEKIIAKRLGKSTIGFDVGEARVFDTNEINYLLSKVEPEDLIQFGMIPEFVGRFNSIANCNELTIQDLVDILIKPKNAIIKQYQHLFAEENVSLKFTDDGLRAMAEKAKKTGTGARALRMIVESLLLELMFDIPSDPTIKEIIVDEECITLQKKPKVIRLQTS